CCTTGGGAAAATCATCCCCTGGGGCAGGTGTCTTTCCATAAATTTCATTATAGGCAGGATTAATGCTTAAATGTACATGATTTAGTGCATTCGTCATGTAAGCTTAATATATGCACGTATGGATGTTAAGATGAAATAAAGGACAGCAACGTCAAACAAGCAGGTTAAAAATGGTTTCAAAAAGCCAAGTTAAATGGGCACTGCCACACTGAGTGCTTGGTGAATTCTCTTTGTTTGTAGGTTGTATTGCTTATTTCTACATGGAAAATTGCCATGTAATCTTAATTGTACAAGGCTTTGGTggtgtttaaatgttttctccatCCCTATCTTAGTGGTTTTGGTGGGACTGAGCGAAAAAGACTGATTAATGGCAGTACCCTTTTGAAGCTACATAAATCGGTTTCATGTACTACACTATAGCTGATCTGACAGGGAGTCTGAGGAACTTCTGGTTTCCAGTGATAGCCAAGTATGTATTCATTTGCACAAAAACTAGCTACTCTTCCTTAATTATTTCTGGACTCAGGAAACAGTTGTTCCCTAGGGATGACTACAGCAGCAACAAGCTAAGTTGGGAACCTTAACGTCTACGGTTTGTATTATCCAAGCTCAGTCTTTGTAACTTTCTTTGAGGGCTCAGTGGGAAAGAATTCTAATGAATTCAGTAGGCTTTGGATCCAGTCCTGAATAGAATAGAAGATGTGTTTTCATTGTTTGAGGAAGGGCTTAAGGATCCTAGTCATGCAACTTAAAAGCAGCTGAACAAACTGTGCTTAGACTTCCCTCCTAATGCATGTTTGAATGACCCTGAATCACAGGAATCACTGAAAACCATAGGTGACTCCTGGAAGGGCACTGAGCAAGCAGAAagttttttaagattaaaaactTTAGATGCAGAAAGAATAGTAGCTGTGATGAGAACTGCAATACAGTGAATTGAGAGAAAGCCTCTCAGCTGCTCAGAAACACCAAGTGTGGGACAGGGATCAATGTAAGCTGTACAAGGGAAGTTATTTGATAATGGAGTGGTGAATGTGAAGCGTGGTGGAACATATTTGTCCTAGGCTGCACTGGGAATGGGAAACCACTTTGTGTGCAGTTTCTTTGATTggttctctgctgttttttgtgACCTTACAGATTCATCTTTGGAGCTCTATGTCCTTATTCATAACCTGGACAGCCAGATGttgagaggagagagaagtCAGCAGATCCTTGCACAGTTGTCCTCTCTGCCTAGCGTTTACCTCATTGCCTCTATTGATCACATCAATGCTCCCCTCAGTGAGTCCCCTTGGGCCTGATGtagcaaaaagagaagaatctGCATTCTACTTCGGGGCTGCTGAGTGTGTTTCATAAGCTCACGTATTACTCTTGATGTGCAAAATAGACCTGGTGATGTATGTATGGTTGTAGCAACTAGAAGCCCTGATTGGGACTGTGGCCTTGTTGAAGCAAAACTGTATAAAGATACTGAAAACTACCAGTctctttgattattttatatatgtatatatatatatgtatatatgtatatacacacatatatatatgaaaaagaaaaaagactccAGGCTTCTGGCACCCTTTGACTTAGGGACTTACTGAAATGGAGATTAAATGTTATGCCTGTCACTGCATCTGAACAATTTTATCAGCCAGAAATTCTTTGCACACTGCTGATTCTGGAATGATTTACAGCATATCCATGAAGCTGGTATGAAAAGGGAATGTATGCAAATGTTCTGTTGCAGAGAATTGTCTTGCCTGAACTGTGACTATCTGGGTGCATGTACTGCAAATTTCATAAGCATGCATTGTTTTCTCAAATATTGTAGTAGATCTCAGtacattttaatattgcttACTTAATGCCTGAGAAAACTAAACCTACTaattgtctgctttttctttcctctctgtctaGTGTGGgatcaagcaaagcaaagcctcTACAATTGGCTTTGGTATGAGGCAACCACCTTTAGTCCTTATGTGGAAGAAACGTCTTATGAAAATTCACTGTTAGTACAGCAATCTGGATCTTTGGCTTTGAGTTCCCTAATGCATGTCCTGCGCAGTCTCACACTGAATGCCAGGTAAGGCACTGTTACACTTCACAACAGCACCTACTGAGGATCCAGTCCATAGTAGGTTACTCTGGTCTTCTGTGTTAACTGTTAGGTATACACCTAGCAGGAGGCAATCCCTGTTTTCTGACAGCGTTTTTCAAGATTAAAAGGATGGGACCTGGTTTCCATGTGATCGTTTACTTTAAATGAACAGTTTGGATAGCAAGCTTTACCCAATGACTAGATGCATGCACCAAGTCCTGGTCGTGAGGGAAATataatatttgccttttttttttcctgttgtcctCCCCATCTCCTTTCACTTAGGGGGATATTCAGACTGCTTGCCCAGTACCAGCTGGAGAACAAGGACAACCCATCTTACCCAGGTACATACGGAccatttcttcatctgtttggAGTGGAGTGGTGGTGTTGCAAGCTCAGTCACAGTGGCACTGGCTTTGGATATGCAGGTTACATCATCAGCAACAGAAGAGCTGTAACTGTTGGTTCAGTGAGTCTTAGTGGTATAGACTATCTTTCTAGTGGTGCTGAATCTCACCGTAAGAGGAAATCAATAGAGTGGCTGGATCCTAAGGATCTCCTCTTACTGTTGTCTACTTTCAAGTTTAGGCATTATTGAGACCATTCAGGGGAGACTGgagttataaaataaaatcagggaataaaatgaatttgcaCAATACTAGCACCTAATAAACTAGGGGAAAAGAGGATATTCAGTTCCTATGCTGCTCCTAGATGACCTCTGATGTGTACCTGCTTCCTAGGATATATGTGAATACGCTGTCATTGCCTCTAACAGATGCTGCAGAGGATATGAGCAGTATGTTAATGTTCAGAAAGACAGAAGTAAGATAGAAGAGTTGGAAACTGAAAGGTGCACTATGCTGAGAAGTGCATTTAAGGTCctattaaaattcttttagGCAGACAGGGTGACTGGAAtgttaaatcatatttttctgttgattacTGAAATACTAGCTTTGTTGTGTACTTAAAGTGAGGATGGTGCTGTAGCCATTGTGGTGTAAGCCAAAGCAATATTTGTAGGTGGAGATAACACGTATTGTTAGACCTGGAAACATGGGACAAACTTACCACTTCAGTTTCTCATTCTTGCCCTTTTCTGTCTCCAGGCCTCTCTTTCCAAGACTTCTACCAGCAGTGTCGGGAGGCTTTCCTTGTAAACAGTGACCTGACACTCAGGGCACAGTTGACAGAATTCAGGGACCACAAGCTCATCCGGACCAAACGGGTGAGTCAGGGGAAGAAGATAATTCTGGGAATTCAGCTATCttaaacaaaacactgcttGCTTCCTTGGAAGTATTCCTAAGACACAAGTCTGCAGCTCACAGTGAGGCTGTATTGTTCGAAGCACCTGGGGACTAGCAAAGGCTGAAATTGTGTAATTGCAGCTCTTTTCATGACTCCAATCTGTGAACACCCTTCACGTGGATAGGGGGCTGTAAAAATGTGTTGTGGTTTGGTTACTCTGCAACCTACAGGCCTTTTGTGGAACTCAACTTCCTGAAGACCTTGAGAAGTAATGGATTCTGGACGCTGCCAGTCTGCTTCACATAGTTACCTATATTTGCATGTTAGAAGAGTACAGGCTAGCCCTAATAATGAGGCAGTATAGCAGTGCTAGATGTGGGAGCAAAGGTTGAGGAGCTATGTAGTGACAGAATAGCACAGCCCACCAGAAGCTTCGAGTTTTCTCGATGTTTGTACATTTCCAGTGTTGCTCTAGGGAAACATTCCTGGTTTTAGAAATGTTGTTGTGAATGCTGGACAGCTCTCACCCCAGCTGCAAGTACATGTCAGCATAGCAGTGCTATCTAGTGGCTTGCATTGCACTGGTGTTAACAGAATGTGTGTTGCATGTCTGTTCTCAGGGAGCTGATGGTGTGGAGTACTTATTAATTCCTGTAGATGACAGTACCTTGACCGACTTCTTAGAGAAAGAGGATGAAGATGTATAACGTCTGTCTGTTCCCAAAACATCTACGGCAATTGCTCTCAAGGGCTGCTGGAGAGGGGCATATACTCAGATCTCTCTTTCCAACCCCAAAACTGCTGGACTACTTACCGAAATGTATAATTGTAATGAACAGTGCTTCTTGTTCAGCTACTTCAGGTAGTTTGGAATGATGACTTCTGTAAGCAAGGTATTTCTTGCTCTGAAGTTAGATTTGTCCGCTTTGTCTTTTAGCTCAGATGATACCTTTGTACCTATGTAGGCAACCATACAGTCAGGAAAACTAACTCTGTGCCTTCTGCTCATTACCTCACTAGACATGAGGGTTTGGTTGGAGCAGTTCACATGGGAAGTGCAAACCACCAGATGGTCAGAGCTTTAGTTTGTATTCGTGATGCAATTTTTCTCAACTGAGTGCTTTCTGGTACTCCTTTACCAATTAGACAAGACTGGCTTCCAGTGTGTACAGAAGTAAAGATTTATAATGCTAAGAGACCTGCCTTGACTGCACAAGGAAGAGAATATGAGCGGGACAGGGATACTGTGGGTAACTTATTAAATTCTGGCGACAGAACTGAAGGATTTCCCCAAGCTAGAATTCTTTTATAAGCGGATTTAGGTGATCAAAATTGCAATGGACTCAAGTCGTTGCCTCTTGGTGAGGTTGAGAAAATCCAGCCTCTTTCATCTGCTTTCCAACTTGCAATCCAGGAATGTGAAGAGTCCGTgaagcttatttatttttaaaaagcttgattgtatatatgtattttttacatcAGAAGTGTCCATTGATCATGGAGGAGGCCTTAAATGCCACTTACAAGCTCTCCCTTTTTGTAGCCCTTAGAGGTTGGGAGACTGCTGaagttttgcagcttttcttcattgtgTTTCTCAGGTATGTGGGAGTAAGTCCTATAGTTTCATCAACTGTAGTCTGCCAGCCAGACTTCAGGGACTCATTATGTCTAATACTTGGTAGCTGTGTTACAGCTCAATGTTGTAATAGTACATATCAACCAAATAAAGtactttattaattttcattagctTGTCTCGTATTCCACAAATGTTTTTATGATATAGGAAGATAGAGATCTTTCTGGCAGTTATGCGAAAGCCTCGTTTTCATTATCATGTCAAATATCTGTGCAGATCCTCATGCAGCATGCAGAAGACCTCAAACTAATTAGCAAAAGTATTTTATGGTCTTTTAAGATATCAAAATTACAAACAGTTTGCCTGCTTTTTAATGCCGGTATATAGCGTTAAAAAAGAACCAAAGCATCACATGGAATAATACTGTCACCTGTGTTCCAGGTGTTACCTGGTATACCCCTCACTGACAGAAGCCACAGGACAGAGGTTTACATCCTGACTTTGGTTTGTATTGGAAAACACAGGATATCTACTTATCCTACTGTCAATTAGATTCTTCAGTGTAAGAACTATTTAACTTTGCTGGAGAGTCTGATGGGGGAAAACTGGTACATGCTAGCAGTACTCTCCACCTTCCTTCTACAGAACGTTTTCCAACTAACATCCTCTTTTGGCATTATGTGCATCTGTGTTTTACCGGCTGCAATTCCAAACTTAGCAAAACACATCAGATCCTGCCTGCTGCTACTTAGGCTACTATCAGAACCACTAAAACTGTGATCAAGGCATTGTGTCTTACCCAAGCTCTGTAAGTTAGCTTTAGAGTTCATGAACAAGTGCTCTGATTTATTAGTTAATGGTTTTGGTAGAGTATCATGCAAGTGATGCCCATACAAGTCAAAAACAAGTGCAGGAAATACCACCACTTGTCTTATAAAAGGTTACCTTCGAATCAATTATTGGCTGATACTGTGATGCAAGcatgaaagctgaagaaaataactgtgAATTAATTCCTGTGGTTTTCTTGTTAAAGTATTTCAGCTTGATTTCAGATTGTCTGGATGACTATTCCACCTATGCATTGATTTTCTCCCTCTTGCATTCAGTGCATATACTAAGGATACTGGCTGTTTGGTATAGATCTGGTggcatttttgtcttctgtagcAATTCTGGACTATTTGGAGGGATCAGTTGTACAGTTCCCTCCTTTATTTGGGGAAGAAGGAATTTCTTCCTGCTTCAATTCTCAGCTTAGTCAAAGGTCTTCATGGTATTGATAAgaatgattgttttttttttatataccttAGAAGACTGAACAAGTAATATATTCTTTAGATGAAGTAGGCTGGCTATTTCCGTGTTTTGAAGTTGTTTCATTGAACAAGAACGCAAAACAAGATATACCAGAGGGGGCTTAAAATGCTTTAATGGTGATGTTacattgtattaaaatacacaatGTGGCAGAAAGCCTCTGATCACAACATCACATCAGTGTTCTGGAGCCAGTGTCTAGGACCACTGGGAAAGTCTGAATAACAGAGCAGCTTCTTGACATTTCTCTTGGGCACTTCTAGTAGTGCTCTACTAAGGAGGAGCATAGTCCTCAGTTACCTTCTTAGCTGAAAGAGGGAGATATCTAAGTTACGGGGAAATATTTCCCAgattttttccatgattttaGTCTTCATGTGGTCTTCAAAGCCCTAGGGTTGTACAGGACTCCAATGCATTGAGTTGCTGTGTGCAGCACAGTAAAGACATTGCCAAATAAgcccattttatttattcaactTAAAAAGATGTAGTTTGTAAAGAAATCTTTACAAACTTGGGATGgaagtattttcagtttgtttaaatattctGCTGGTATGCACATAATCCAGAGTTGGTAAGATATTCAAAtggtagatttttctttcaaaaaatgaaatacacaaaaaaaaaaagcaaaaaaaaacacaatccaAACTCCCAAGAGGTTACTGATGGTGGAAATGCTACTTGTTCACTTTTAGTAATCCTGTAATTAAGAGCCATATGTATAgaagctgtttttattaaaaaaaaaaagtacattaaatTAATTACAACATTAATAAGGGAGTTATAGCTTATTAAAAAACTTCCAAAGGTTTTTTAATTGAGGGTTCCTCTGTTAAAGAGCCTTAAAGCTGCATTAATGGTAGATTTTGCAATTGAATACTAGTATCAAATGCCTGAATTCTGCTCTGTATTTGCATATGAGCTGTGTCTTAATAAAACTGTTAATGCAAACTAGTGATCCATACCCTTTCATTAACTATTATCAAGAGCTTTACTAGCTAAAATGCCAGTGACTTGTACTGACATAACCACAGTAGGATGAAACTGAAAAGTCGGGTTTTCATATTCTACCCAAACCAACCCTTGAGTGGTGTGGttatcaaatatatttaataagagTATGTAGTAACAGTAACTTTATTCAAGTGCAACCCAGTAATTGAGTAAATCATATTTGAGTAGCTAGAAACAAGCATTTATTAGGTATCTGACATAACATATATCCCAGACTTTGGGGGAACTTATAATACAATCCTATACTGAACCAATTCGGAGCATCTTCATTAAGCTTGCGTTTGGACAGGTCTGTGCAAAATAGTATGAAACTCTTGATTGTGTTCtcaccccttttttttcttttccttttctttttatgccaCCTGGAGGGGATCTCTGTCCTTCTCAGACACAATTATGTTGATTTTGTTCTGTAGGTGGATAGTTAGCATGTCACCCAGCTCTGACAAAAAGCCTCTCTCGGTGTTACTGTGTTCACACAGAATAACACTTATTCCGTTGGCAACTGCATCCAGAATATCATGGTGGGACATCTCTCCTGccattttgagaaagaaataccATGGTAGATTGCATACTGTTTTGGAAGCCGTTTCTTTGCAATGTATGCAGAATCTTAATTAGAAACTGGGAAGATGCAACAGGGGAAGTAGCCCATAAGGAGGGATGCAATGCCATCTGCTCAGTGTAAGAACATGGCACACTCCTACTCTAGTGTCCCTTGAAGGACTTTCAGCTGATGTCCCCAGTGCACAATTGagcaaaaccacagaaactCCATGCCCTCTTTGAATAATAGTAGATTTTGCCACTTAGGGCAGGAAATAAGTGTGCAGAGTGGTTTGGAAGTGGACTGTCTAGATGTCATGCATCTACTCAACAGGGTTGCTGTTGATGGAGGGTAGCAACTGAGGAAGGCTTGTCAAGAAGCTGTGTGAGGGTCAGCTCTGCAGTGCTATGTATAAAGGAGGAGATGGGACATGCCTTGCCAAAGAGCTTGCTTGAATTAAGTACTACAGAGTGCAAGGCAGCTTTTGCATTGTGGAGCAAGCTGTAGGAACTACCTGTCACACTATCAGAAAAAAGACAATGGACTAAGTATCCCTTTGGTCAGATACACTATTATGGTCATTAAGTGGAAGATTCTGTAGACTGTTACATTCCATCTTCCTTCAGGGAATTCTGTAGGGAACTGAGGAAATGCCTTGTATCTTGCCAAAGGAGAAACACACTGAAGGTTGCAATAGACTTTTCCATCAAACACTGATTTTGAAATCATGCATGGTTAATAATGTTTACTTGAAATAACCATCAGTGTGCCATACAGCCATCCGATCTATGTTACCTCTACTTTAGTGTTACTCTGCCATTCCAGTAACTGATCATTTCTCAGTTCTAACAGGCAATCTTTTTCTGGCCACACCTTTCAACAGTcaactctttcttcttttttcgTAGTGCctatttttataaagataatGAAACAACATAATCTCTTACCTGTGAGGTAGAGGTCAGCTTCCGTTCCCTTCAGGACGCTGCTCCCAGAACCAGCACACAGAGCAGCTTTCTTCACTGGTGAATCTGCAGGATACAAGGTGCCACAATTaaacttctttctctctgttcagCCTTTGCATCAATATTGCTATTAAGTGTTTCACAATAACTACTACCTTGATTTTAGGGCCAATGTAAATTTGTTGGAGGAAGAGATGTGTTTGTCAGTTTGAAAGAGTCATAGGCCCATAGCATCTCTGATAGTAAGCAAAATCCTCTATGTACCAAGAAGATGCATAGAAATTTTTCTACAAGGGATTGTGAGAGTTAGCGGAAAACTCCAGCATGGAGACTTGTTGCTGGCTACTGCAGCTTATCTCTCTCTAGTGAGGTGTTGTTGGTTGCGTTTCTGAACTCTTTAATTCGCTGCTACTTTTTCCAGGACTCTAAAGTTCgactgtgtttgttttccaaactaATGATGCCACTAAGGCAGCATCTTCCCTCTGATTTATAACTGGTTCCTAATTCTTAGCTTTCAGAAGGCCAGTCTCATTGCAAACTGAGAGCTCCTCCACATCATAAAAAATTTGCCTGTTTGCTATGATTGCTGATTCCAACCTATTACATATGTGGTAGTGACAAGGAATTTAATTGTGCATATCTAGTATGTTCAGTACAAGAGGTGGGGTGGGCAAAGAATTTTCAAATTCTATTAAGGTTTTACAGTATGTTGCCATGTAATTACTGTTGATTTGACTGGAATCAAACACTACAATCCCACACCACAATGACGGGTTTCAAAataggtttgttttgtttttagtgcaATTGATAGTATAGGAAGCTTGTAACAAGACTTTTGTCTCATACAATGCAAAGAGttttcagcaaatttgctcTCAAAAATTCTATTAGTTATGCATCTTGGATAGGTAACTGGGATAAGAGGATACATGTTCCAGGATTTAGTAGTGACCACCATTTGAGCCACGATAGTTTGCCTTCTCTGtcaccatttctttttcatcgAAGCATGGATGGCTATATGTTCAGAAGGATACCACAAAGCACTTATTATTTTAAGGTGCTTTTAAATTTAACATTCAGTCACAAAAGGGATCATACAGTGAGGTAGTACACACTTGCATCTGGTATCTTGGGGAGGGAAATCTTAGTCATTATAGGAATTATGAAAAAGTATGTCTCATACTCAGCTTGTGGTATCCCTCCTTCGCACTGACAACCAGCATAATACAGAATCGCCAGTCAGAAATACAGATGATGTTCCTGTTCCATGACTGTATCACAGAAAATCTAAAACACTGACTCTTGCCTTTAACAGTGCTTCATACTACTTGAAAATAAACCTATCCAAGGCAGCAATATTTTACACACCCACACATACACTCACACTACTTGTATTCCTGGAATACTAGTTCAAAGGGGCAGTCTTACTGGCAGGTTTGTTTACCTAGTGTCTTGCCTGTTCCCAGGGCTAGGCGGATGTGGGGTAATTTTAGGTGACTTTTGATACGCTTGATAATGTCTGACAAGGAGGCTGGTTTACTCAGTGTGCATAGACGTCCCATTCCAGTATGTggaagaagaggctgaggagaaaagaaattcaaattacTGTGAGAGAGCTGACTCCAGAAGTTTACATTGCTTTCCCTAATGTACAAAAATGAGTATATTGGGTGTTAAGGATGAATACCTCTGTACTTTATGAAGAAACATGTATGTGATGTTCTTAAATGTAACATAATAACTAGACTAGCTCTTGGAACTGATTTTAGAATTAGTTCAGACCACGCAGCTATTTTCATTGTTTGGGAAAATGTCCATGGCTTCAAATCCCCAAAGGCTAGTATTTCAGAGCACGGGCAGGTAACATAGGAAACCTGTAATGCCAGTGAATGCTGGACTTAAGTTTTTAGGACAGTCAGCTCACACAAATAGTACATTCACTGGAAGTAATACATGATTTTGTTACCTTTTGTAATATGAGAATCTCAGTCTTGTGATGAAGAAGGCTGTTCTGGGACAATAatgccaccacctccagcaGTGCTTTCTGAGAGCAGTTCAGACTGACTCGTGTTTGCTCCTTACCTTCAACCCTGAGGAAAGATGTGCTTGGTGTTTACTAAGAGACTGGATAAAATTTCAGCATCGTATTagtagaaaataaagctgttctACCACGGAGAGGGTATTCTaccagagagaaagggaaaaaaaatagacaccAGACATGGTAATAGTCTAGTGTAGTCTACTTTCTTGGAGTAAACAGATACAGGAATTTAACTCAGCTGTCCTCATTAAACTTCTTGTAAACACTCTTCTTTACCACTTCTAATTCGTGTGATGCTACATGGAATTAGTTACCATGTAGTATAACATGGATTGATCAGAAGGGGATGATTATCCTGTAAGTTTCTGGATCTGTTGCTGAAAAAATAGCAGCAATGCACAGAGGAATGAAGTGGTTACAACAGTAAAATACAGttcaagcaacagaaaaaacacaacattagAAAGTGAAACAGATACCTGACAGGGAAAGTAGTGAGACAGAAGATCTCCTGGACGTCTTTGATTTTGGAGAGCACTGTCTCTAGATGTTCAGCGGTGTCCGCACAGAATTCTACTCGGTGAGTGCCTTCAGTTGGATAGCTTGGAGAGGTTGATGGGTGCAGTGGGATGGAATTACAGGCACCTGAGAAAACAGCACCGGACTGCAGCTTTAGAGAGTTGGATGATGTAGCAGATACTGATTTAGCATATATCCAAAAGACATGCACCTTTGAGAAAATTTTGCACTCGAATCTATTTTCCCTGACCAGAAATGAGGACTCTTTTCCTGTTGTCTCCATTAAGCACAGTCTATTTTAAGTGCAAAGAAGTTGATggatatatattatttttcattcttaatgcTGTTCAAGTTTTATCCTAAggattttaccaaaaaaaaaaatagtttctggtTTGTAAAGCAGGCTGGATAAGacacagttattttcatttattagccacaacataaaataaaaat
This sequence is a window from Cygnus olor isolate bCygOlo1 chromosome 6, bCygOlo1.pri.v2, whole genome shotgun sequence. Protein-coding genes within it:
- the NIF3L1 gene encoding NIF3-like protein 1 isoform X7, producing MLQLVSRPLSCIRVAGRLPSRSLMNLGELVSALNDFASLSLAESWDNVGLLVEPSPPHTVKTLFLTNDLTEEVMEEAVQKKADLILSYHPPIFTPLKRVTWKTWKERLVVRALEHRIGIYSPHTAYDAVPHGVNNWLTKGLGACNSIPLHPSTSPSYPTEGTHRVEFCADTAEHLETVLSKIKDVQEIFCLTTFPVRVEGKEQTRVSLNCSQKALLEVVALLSQNSLLHHKTEILILQKPLLPHTGMGRLCTLSKPASLSDIIKRIKSHLKLPHIRLALGTGKTLDSPVKKAALCAGSGSSVLKGTEADLYLTGEMSHHDILDAVANGISVILCEHSNTERGFLSELGDMLTIHLQNKINIIVSEKDRDPLQVA